The genomic DNA TGAGCAAATACTATTGCATGCTCATTATAATATACATATGGAGAATATTGCATAAACCATTCTTCAGATGTTAGAGAAAATGGAATAACTCTATGATTTTGACGAGCGGGATGATTTAATCTACCTGCATATCCAACATTTTCATAGCAAAGAAGACATTTTGGGTATGAAGATTGAGGCATTGATTTTTCTTTAGCAATATCTCTAGGGTCTTTTTCAGGCTTTGATAAATTTACTGTTATTTCCATGTCTCCATAAGCAGTTTTAGATAACCAATGCATATTTTTTTCTATTCTATCAATTCTTATATAATTACTTTTTTTAGCAAAATTATAATAAAATTCTGTTGCTAATTTAGGATCTTTTTTTTGTAGTGTGCTAAATGCATCGATTATTTGAGTAGGTTTTGGGGTTAATGTTCCCATAATAGCAGTATCAAATAGATCTCTATTAGTAATAGTATCTTCTATAATTTTATGTTGTATTGCATAATCACAAATATGATTTAAAAGATCAGTAGGAAAACTAGGAATTTCCTTATCTGTAACTAAATAATCTTCCCAATCATCAATTTTTAATAGTTGAAGTATTTCATTTCTAGAAACAATTTCATCGTATTTACCAATTAAATTATTTTTTAAACCATATTTTAATAAAATATTAATAGTTTTAAAAATATTCATTAAAATTCCCCCAATTTTCTGCTACCATCACCAATTTTAGCAACATAAAAGTCAGCAGTAAGTCCTGTTTTATCTCTATATTCTTTGCCAACAATTTCGATAAAATTATCTATTTTATCATCTTCAACGATACTTACAGTACATCCACCAAAACCAGCTCCTGTCATACGAGAACCTATTACTCCAGGAGCTTTCCAAGCAGCTTCAACTAAACTATCTAATTCAAAACCAGTAACTTCATAGTCATCTCTTAGAGATATATGAGATTTATTCATAAGTTTACCAAAAGCTTTAACATCTCCAGTATTAAGTTTTTGAACTGCTTCTAAAGTTCTTTGATTTTCTGTAACGGCATGAGTAGCTCTTTTTAGTTGCTCTTCATCTTTAATAAAGTGTTTAACCTTATCAAATTCTTCTAAAGAGAGTTCTCCTAGATATTTTATATTTACACCATTTTCATTTAATACTTTGACAGCTGCTTCACAAGAAGCTCTTCTTTCATTGTATTTAGAATCAGCTAATCCTCTTTTTTTATTTGTATTAGCAATAACTATAGATGCACCTTTAAGTGAGACAGGAGCATATTTATAATTAAGAGAATTACAATCTAATAAGATAGCATGATCTTTTTTACCCATACCAATAGCAAATTGATCCATTATTCCACAATTTACTCCAATAAATTTATTTTCAGCTATTTGAGATAGTTTGACCATATTTATCATATCTATATCTAAATTATTAAAGTCTTTTAAAATAACAGATATAAGAAGTTCTAAAGAGGCAGATGATGATAATCCTGCACCATTAGGAATAGTTCCTAATACTAAAAGATCAAATCCTTGATTAACATTAAATCCAGCATCTTGAAAAGTTTTAATAAC from Fusobacterium hominis includes the following:
- a CDS encoding galactokinase, translating into MIEKLVAEFKKVYNYNGNVDIFFSPGRVNLIGEHTDYNGGFVFPCALDFGTYGVAVKRNDNKFRMYSMNFENIGIKEFDCNNIVYDKNDNWVNYPKGVIKTFQDAGFNVNQGFDLLVLGTIPNGAGLSSSASLELLISVILKDFNNLDIDMINMVKLSQIAENKFIGVNCGIMDQFAIGMGKKDHAILLDCNSLNYKYAPVSLKGASIVIANTNKKRGLADSKYNERRASCEAAVKVLNENGVNIKYLGELSLEEFDKVKHFIKDEEQLKRATHAVTENQRTLEAVQKLNTGDVKAFGKLMNKSHISLRDDYEVTGFELDSLVEAAWKAPGVIGSRMTGAGFGGCTVSIVEDDKIDNFIEIVGKEYRDKTGLTADFYVAKIGDGSRKLGEF